CCTTTCCTGGTGCTAGCCAGCCAGTTGTGCCAGCACCAGGAAGGGAAATCCATCTGCAGATCCCCCAGGTCGTCTTGGCCTCGTTTCTCCTTGTTGGCACCAAAGCCAGGAGTGATGTGAGGGTTGTAGGcttgtgggaggaggagaggaccTAAGGCTCTCCGGAGAAGCAGGGATTCGAGGGTGATGGGGCCTGGGGTGGTGTGGTGTGGAGCCTCCTGCCAGATCTCCCCTCAGAGTAGCACTTTCTCCTGGTGGGGAGGTACCCACAAGCTTTCCCATCTCAGATGGGAGTGGCACAGATCGGGTTTGGGCACATGTGGGACTTGGACCACATGGGCAGCTTGGGGTCTTCAGTGGGGCCATAGGATTTCAGGATAGACTCAGGGTGGTCAGCCTAGGGTGGATGCCACCTCCCTCATTGGTCAAGGTGAGCCAGTGGATGGGTGTCAAGACTGGCCCGAGGGTTAGAGAAGAAAGCCAGCCCAGGGGCCCCCATCACCACGTCACTAATGCGCTGAGTAAAACCCAAGTGTTTATGTCATAGAAGCTGCGTTGGAGGGAGCGCTGGTCTCCTGGCATTTGTGGAGCTTATTGCTTTCCAGGACGATGGTCTGGGAGAAGAGCCAGGAGCTGCTGGCCGGCATCCAGATCTGGGCTGGATTACACGGCTGGGCTTGCCCAGAGCCGTGAGTCCCACCCATCACCAGCCCTGCCTGGAGGGACTGGCTAGAGAGGTCATGGAGGCCAGAGCTGTTCCCAGAGGAGCAGCCGGGgcagcctgctccccacccccaaagcagGCTGAGTGATGGAATCTACCTGTGGCTTCTAGCCTGAAACTCCTCACTGCCCCAGGTGTTAGGGTTACCGGGCCATCCATGGGCCCTTACCCTGAGTGGAAGGACACAGCCCAGGTGAGGCCCTGCTATGAAAGGCAggctgtgtgtggtgggggtaaGGGTGGAGGTGACCAAGACTACCCTCTGTGGCTGCACGTGGAGGGCAGGTCTgctgtgagtgagtgtgtgtgtgtgtgtgtgtgtgtgttttacggggggggggggggggcggtgatgaGGAGGCAGAATGCCTCCCTGACTTTTCTGTGGCACGGGCCTGGACGGGGAGGAAAGGAAATGAGAATTTAGCAGGGACCTGTCCCAGTTCATGGTGTAGCTGCCCTGCTGAGTAGGTGGAGTGACCATTCTGTAAACACGGACCTGGGGGAGGTGATCCAGGTCTTCAGGCAGGTCTCTGCATTCCCGCACATCCTTTTTGTTCCAAGATGGCAGAGCTGGCCCCCAGGGACTTGTGTCCCTGCCAGGGTCAGCCCACCTGGGGACACTTACCCACCCACCTGCAATGGTCCAGGTGTAGGCCATAGAGGAGAACCTGGCTGTCTCCCTTACCCCAGATTCTAGGTTTCCTGGAGCCAGTGATCTGGTTGGGTAGCTGGCCTGACCTGGGGCAGATAGGCACTGCATGGGCCTACtcctgggggctgctgggggccaggcGGCCTCCTCATCCTAGCCTGTAGTGGGCTCCTGCCAGGCTGGGCATCAGCCCCTCGATCCAGTGGGCCATTGTGCTGCCAGCTTGCTGGTCCAGCCCCCAGTCTTGCTTTGACTAACCTGGCACCCTCCACTCCCCAGGCTGTGGCCTCTCTAGGATGGGtgctccctgtccccacccccgtAGGTAAATGGGAGGGCAGAGGCCTCTGGCTGTCGTCACTTTGCTGGGAGGAGAAGAGCAGTGGTTCAGAGGGGACCTGGCCCTGCAGCGGGGAGGACTGCCTCTTTGGTGATGTTGCTCTGTGTGTAGACAGTGGTGTCCCACACTTGGCCCGGCCTGGGTGGCAGGACAGCATCATGTAGCCAACTCTCCCGGGGCTCCACCTAGTGGAGGGTGCAGCGAGTTGGCTCTGTTCTTTTCTGCTGAGCGTCCCTGTGGTGAGGTCAGGCACCAGAGGAGTCACGTCTGACCCAGCCCGTCTGACCTAGCCCAGGAGACCTTGGTCAGTCATTCAGCTGTCCCCAGGCTAGTGAAGTGCCTGGCAGgactgggcagcggggacccacggAGAGTCCCAAGTCCTGTGCTGCCACCCACTCCCTGAGCTGTCCAGTAGTTTGGCCTGGTCTCTGACAAGGGCAAGTGACCTGGTTGCAGGGTCTGGCACAGGCTGAGGTGGAAGCCACGGGGTAGGATGGTCTGTCTGGTCAGCGTGGCACAGGGCTGTGTGGTGAGCATCTGGTTGGCTGTGGCTTCCTGTTCAGTGTTGCAGCGGTCTCTGCTCTCCTTGCCAAGGCAGGGCTTAGCTCTGTCTCACTGTTTGTCTCTGGCCTCAGACTCTGTCCCACTGATCCAACTCTGGCCtcatgggggctggggggagcctGGACTCCACGAAGCAGCTGTACCTACAGAGCTGGTTCTACTGCTCTCTGGGTCATCAGAGATCCCAGACCAGCCACCCTGACCAGCTgagtccccctccccctgggccacCTCTGTGAGAAGGGAGTTGTGCTAGGGGCCAGAGAGACAGCTGGCAGGTTGGAGTTGAGGCCTCCCAGCCACCCGCACCCCCAGGTCTGGTCACATTCCTGAGGGACCTGCTGaacctccctggccctgggggcgggggaagggcaggcagggatGGGCTCCAAGCTGCTGcaggcctcctcccccaccctggctCCACTCCAAGGGAGCCCTGGTCTGCCCACGGGAGTGGTGTACAAGGAGCCAGAACCTCAGGACCCCCTCTTGTGGGACCTGAAAAGGTGGGGGCAGAAGCAGCTCACATGCATCTGGTAGCTGCTGCCAGTGGCTTTGGCAGGGTGGTATGGAAAGGCCAAGCTTTCGGAAACTCCTATAAGGGGAGGCCATGtggtcaggctgggctgggcaggaggggctgggccctctgggcagggagggggcaagaGCAGAtttggaagggaaggaggcaggagagccagAAGCGGTTGAGACTGGTTCTTATAAATAGCCCATTGCACCAATGCCTCCAATTTTGACCTTTTGTCATGTAAATATGGCTGGCCTGGGAAGGGCCTTGCCCAGGCCTCCTGTCATCATGCCCGCCATGAATTTGAGCCTGCTCCCAGCTCCTGAGGCTGAGGTGGCCCTTGGAGTACCCTAAAGCTCCTGGGTGGGAAGCGGTGCAGTGCCTTTGAGCTCCCTAGACCTGCCATCTTAACCTACCACTGGGCCTGTTGGCAGGGCACTATGGCCACTGTCTCCTTCCCAGCTGGCTGCCCCTATCATCCCAGCCAGAGAAACCCCCTGACCGTCTTGGGAACAAGGGCTCAAGGACTACCAGGCACCTTCTACTCCgctgtctctcccccgcccctcccctgatGGCTGTCTGGGTGACCATGTCCATTCCATCTTCCATCTTCTCTCCAGGTGACCGGGCATTGATGCACCCCCAAGGGAGGCCACGCGCTCAAGGAGGCCACCCCTGCTCGCTGCTGCTCACATGGTTTCTGGGCCCCTGGCACTCCGGTAGGCTGGGGACAGGGagctggcagggtgggggagcgggagggagacTGGGAAGGGAGGGCATCGTCCACCTGCTCCTGCTGGGGGATTTCTGGGAGGCCCACACAGCCCTGCAGCTCTCAGCCTGCGTCCTTTGTGTGCAGGCAGCACTGGGCAGctcagaggggaggctgggcccgTTGTCCTTGGTTTGGGGAGGAGGGGCTCATTGTGGACTCACAGGCTCTTGGAGGATGGGACCTCCTGCCCTCACCAGTCCCTTTGACAGGCTTGGAGCACAGGCATCTGGGTGCTGGTGGAGCTGACATTGTACTTCCCTGGGGCCAGGTATTCCGGCCAATGTGGAGGCCATGCCTTGGGCAATTTGTGcctgcctggctggctgtgggcaggaaGTAGGGGAAGGTTGGTTGAGCAGCCTTGCAGGGCCAGGTTGGTCTAttgtctagcacagtggttctcaaccttcctaatgccgcgtcCCTttgttcctcatattgtggtgacccccagccataaaattattttcgttgctacttcataactgtaattttgctactgttatgaatcgtaatgtaaatatctgatatgcaggatgtattttcattgttacaaattgaacataattaaagcatagtgattaatcacaaaaacaatatgtaattatatatgtgttttccgatggtcgcgacccacaggttgagaaccactggtctagcaaGTGTTTGCTGCCTCCTGCTGTCAGGCCCTGGGTGCAGCCTGGCATCCACGTGTTCACAGAAAGCTCTGatgcttttttggggggtttgaGTGGTTgctaggtttttttatttttacttttaattaatctTTGCAAACAAGGGCACGTGTGGGCGCGGGGGcagcgatggtggtggtggtggtatttgTATTTGTGTCAGGGAGACAGGGTGGGCGTGATCCCTCTAGGCTTTGTCCTGAGGGAGGCAGAGCTGAGTGCCTTGGTAAGAGCAGGAGGTCCCAGGTGAGCGGAAGGGTTGAGGGTACCTTTGACAACTGTGTGGCAGAGTTGCCTGTCAAGGCTTTATGTTCCCTGAGCGGCTGGAGGGCGCAGGGAGCCACGACCTTGTGCTGTGGGCCCTGCCACTCTGAGGTGGGCATATGGTGGTCACACTGTCACACAACCAGCCTGCTGGGTTCCTGATGAGGCCAGAGGCTTCTGCTGTTTGGTACTTAATGACATCAGTTAGTGACTGTGCCAGTCTATCAAGGCCAGCTGCCTGTCTTTCCCATGCCCAGACAGTGCTGCCCTGCCCAGAAAGGATCCAGGGTAGGGCCCATGTGGTGCAGTGGTGTGGCCAAGCCACATTTTCTACTCAGCACCCAGAGACCCAGACCAGAAAGTGCTCTATGGCCTCcagggggcaggtgagggactGCCTGTGGGCTGCAGTGTCTGGGAGGTGGTGACATACCTTGGCAAGTCTGAAAGCTTGGGAGGCCTGTAGGGTTTGTAAGAGGCACCCAGTGTAAAGCAGAAGTCGCAGACTGGAGGCTGCACATTTGGTTTGGCTCACAGAGCATTTAAGAAAAAGAACCTTTGTTTAATATTGGGAGATTTCGCCGCTGGGGCATGGCTCAGAGCTCCTGCTCCTTCAGTCCCTGCCACTTCCCAGCTCCTCAGAATCCTCTGCTGGTCATTTTTAGGTCCCTATGGGCCTGTGGCTGGCTTCCTTTAGTGTGCAGATGGTCCATGGGCTGTGAAGTGAAGTTCAATCCCAGTTTCTCTACTTGGCATGGAGTGACTTTCATTGTCCTGCTTTCGTTTTCTCATCAGTGCAAATGGGGCCGGTTGCCCCTTTTCTGGCAGTCTGAGTGCTAGGCAGCTAGTGTGAGTCCCCTTCCTGTGTACTGTGCCTGagaaggtggccagtggccaGGTCAGCTTAGAGGCCTCTCTGAGTGCCACTGTGGCCCACCCAGGCCTGGAGCCCTTGCACTAGGGTCCTGGTCAGCTAACTCTCACAAGCCTGTTCTTGCTTGCAGGTGGTACGCGTGGGCAGGGCGTGGGGACATGGGGCCTGACATGGAGCTGCCCAGCCATTCGAAGCAGCTCCTGCTGCAGCTGAACCAGCAGAGGACAAAGGGCTTCCTGTGTGATGTCATCATCATGGTGGAGAACTCCATCTTCCGGGCCCACAAGAATGTCCTGGCCGCCAGCAGTATTTACTTCAAGTCCCTGGTCCTGCACGACAACCTCATCAACCTGGACACGGACATGGTCAGCTCCACAGTGTTCCAGCAGATCCTGGACTTTATCTATACAGGGAAGCTGCTGCCCAGCGACCAGCCAGCTGAGCCCAACTTCAGCACTCTCCTCACTGCCGCCAGCTACCTCCAGCTGCCCGAGTTGGCAGCCCTCTGCCGTCGAAAACTCAAGCGAGCCGGCAAGCCTTTCGGTTCTGGACGGGTGGGGGCTGCTGGCATGGGGCGGCCCCCCCGCAGCCAGCGGCTGTCCACAGCTTCTGTCATCCAGGCTCGGTATCCAGGGCTCATGGATGGGCGCAAGGGGGCCCACACCTCCCAGGAGCTCCCCCAGGCCAAAGGCTCGGATGATGAGCTCTTCCTCGGCAGCTCCAATCAGGAGAGTGCACACAGCCTGGGCCGGGCTGTCTGTCCAGCCAGTGGGGAGGCCGGCCTGGGCAGTTGCAGCACCAATGGGAGCAGTGGGGGCTGCgagcaggagctgggcctggacTTGTCTAAGAAGAGTCCCCCTTTGCCCCCCGCCACTCCTGgtccccccctcaccccagatGATCCCGCCCAGCTAAGTGACAGTCAGCATGGCTCACCCCTCTCGGCCTCAGCTCCTCCCGTTGCCAACAGTGCCTCTTATGCCGACCTGGGGGGCACCCCCAGTGAGCCCATGGATCTGGAGGGGCCCGAGGACAACCACCTGAGCCTGCTGGAGGGGCCTGGCGGGCAGCCCCGGAAGAGCCTCCGGCACTCGGCCCGCAAGAAGGAGTGGAGCAAAAAGGAGCCCATGGCAGGTTCCCCCTTTGAGCGGAGGGAAGTGGGGCCCAAGGGCTCCTGCCCAGGGGAAGAGAGTGAAGGGCTTGGGGACAGGGTTCCCAACGGCGTCCTGGCCAGCGGTGTAGCAGGGGGCGGCCCCAGCGGGCCCTACAGGGAGCCCCCATACCCCtgcaaggaggaggaagagaacgGCAAGGACGGGAGTGAGGACAGCGGGCAGAGTGAGAGTGAGGGGGGCAGTGGCCACGCCAGCGCCCACTATATGTACCGGCAGGAAGGCTACGAGACAGTGTCCTATGGGGACAACCTGTACGTGTGCATCCCCTGCGCCAAAGGCTTCCCCAGCTCCGAGCAGCTCAACGCCCACGTGGAGACGCACACGGAGGAGGAGCTGTTCATCAAGGAGGAGGGCGCCTACGAGACGGGCAGTGGGGGtgcggaggaggaggcggaggaccTGTCCGCGCCCAGTGCAGCCTACGCAGCTGAGCCCCGGCCCTTCAAGTGCTCAGTCTGTGAGAAGACCTACAAGGACCCGGCCACCCTGCGGCAGCACGAGAAGACGCACTGGCTGACGCGGCCCTTCCCCTGCAACATCTGCGGCAAGATGTTCACGCAGCGTGGCACCATGACCCGCCACATGCGCAGCCACCTGGGCCTGAAGCCCTTCGCCTGTGATGAGTGTGGCATGCGCTTCACCCGCCAGTACCGCCTGACGGAGCACATGCGCGTGCACTCGGGTGAGAAGCCCTACGAGTGCCAGCTCTGTGGGGGCAAGTTCACCCAGCAGCGCAACCTCATCAGCCACCTGCGCATGCACACTTCCCCCTCCTAGAAGCCAAAGACCTTCTCCAGCCTGGGGCGCTCTCTGCAGACTCGCCTTCTGCAGACTCGCCCTTGGGAACAATGGAAGAAAGAAGTAAGGAGGCCCAGGGGGCAGCCCGGACCCCAAATCTAGCGGGGGTGGCTCCTGGTGACACCTCCAGCCCGCCCCCCTACCCAGAGCTTTAATCCACAGTCTGTACCAAGGGAAGAGAGCAGAAGGCCGGGTCCCGAACCCCAAAGGTATTGTGGGTGTGCAGTCTACCTCCAGATCccgcccaggcccctgccccctctcccagggcTACCATAGGGCCTGTGGGAGTGGGTCACGGGGTCCGGACCCGGCCTTTTTCTCACAGGTCAGGTCTGAGCAGGGGAGTGGGGACCTCCTTCTGTGCTGGGAGGATCAGGGCTGCCTGTGGCCACGGGCAGTGTCCCTGTACGCAGGAGTGCTAGTCTGTGTGCGGCCACCTTGGCTGTAAGGGGAGCAGTGCTGGATGGGAGGCGATGGAGGCCCCCCCCTCGAGCCAGGGGGGCCCTCACCGCCTACCTCTCCACAGCTAAAGAGCCCTCTGGGCTCGTGTTGCTGTTATTCCTACTGatctgttccttttttctttgtgagttttgttttttaaaccaaaacCAACAAGAGTTTATTTTCCTCCTGGCCCCTCGGGGCTGAGCCTGGGTCTGCAGACTGAATGTATGGGGCACTCGCCCCTCCCGCCTGGCTGCAGGCTTCGGGGCGCCCACCCCTCCAGGCCCCAGAAGCCCTTCTTGGCCAAAGGcttccctgggccccagcccaCCTCGGCTGCCTCAGGAGAGAGAGTGCTTTTCCTATAGTTTCTGAGGAATCTTCTTTGTTTAGAGGTACTTGTTTTTTATTAAGAGAAAAACCAGTGTAACGTTTATGTGAATGTTTGAACTGGAAGGTCTGGGGttcgaggggggaggggggaggctggaCTGGGTGCCAGGGCCGTCGGTACTCtcgttttccttttctttgtgtgtgtggtatgCGCAGTGCGTGTGGACAGTTGTTGcgctttccttcttccttccctgtcAAGGTGGAGAGACTTCTGACCTTTTGCTACCTCTTGAACTTCACGAAGAACAGTAAGTTGGTGACTGGCAGCTGAGGCAGTGACACTTTTGCTTTCCTCTCTTTAGTGCACAAGGACATTCAAGTGCACAGCCCTGGGCCCACCATGCATCACACTCAGTGAGGCTCCTGCAGCTTCGGAGTCTCTGCTCATGCGTGGGTGTTCTCCTGGGCACAGGGCTAGTCCTGGCCACCCTGAGGGTGTTCTGAGTGTCTGCTGAGCCAGGGAGCCCACACAACTCCAATCTGGGCCAGGTGAGGGTGTGAGTGCTCCAGCCCCAGGGGAGCCAGGTATTGGGCAACAGGGAGATGGGTGCCAGCTCCTTTCAGCTCCTTGCCAGGACTAGGATGAGGCGGAAGTGAGCCCCCTATCCTGTTCCCTGGGCTTGC
The sequence above is drawn from the Myotis daubentonii chromosome 19, mMyoDau2.1, whole genome shotgun sequence genome and encodes:
- the HIC2 gene encoding hypermethylated in cancer 2 protein isoform X1 encodes the protein MVSGPLALRWYAWAGRGDMGPDMELPSHSKQLLLQLNQQRTKGFLCDVIIMVENSIFRAHKNVLAASSIYFKSLVLHDNLINLDTDMVSSTVFQQILDFIYTGKLLPSDQPAEPNFSTLLTAASYLQLPELAALCRRKLKRAGKPFGSGRVGAAGMGRPPRSQRLSTASVIQARYPGLMDGRKGAHTSQELPQAKGSDDELFLGSSNQESAHSLGRAVCPASGEAGLGSCSTNGSSGGCEQELGLDLSKKSPPLPPATPGPPLTPDDPAQLSDSQHGSPLSASAPPVANSASYADLGGTPSEPMDLEGPEDNHLSLLEGPGGQPRKSLRHSARKKEWSKKEPMAGSPFERREVGPKGSCPGEESEGLGDRVPNGVLASGVAGGGPSGPYREPPYPCKEEEENGKDGSEDSGQSESEGGSGHASAHYMYRQEGYETVSYGDNLYVCIPCAKGFPSSEQLNAHVETHTEEELFIKEEGAYETGSGGAEEEAEDLSAPSAAYAAEPRPFKCSVCEKTYKDPATLRQHEKTHWLTRPFPCNICGKMFTQRGTMTRHMRSHLGLKPFACDECGMRFTRQYRLTEHMRVHSGEKPYECQLCGGKFTQQRNLISHLRMHTSPS
- the HIC2 gene encoding hypermethylated in cancer 2 protein isoform X2, which translates into the protein MGPDMELPSHSKQLLLQLNQQRTKGFLCDVIIMVENSIFRAHKNVLAASSIYFKSLVLHDNLINLDTDMVSSTVFQQILDFIYTGKLLPSDQPAEPNFSTLLTAASYLQLPELAALCRRKLKRAGKPFGSGRVGAAGMGRPPRSQRLSTASVIQARYPGLMDGRKGAHTSQELPQAKGSDDELFLGSSNQESAHSLGRAVCPASGEAGLGSCSTNGSSGGCEQELGLDLSKKSPPLPPATPGPPLTPDDPAQLSDSQHGSPLSASAPPVANSASYADLGGTPSEPMDLEGPEDNHLSLLEGPGGQPRKSLRHSARKKEWSKKEPMAGSPFERREVGPKGSCPGEESEGLGDRVPNGVLASGVAGGGPSGPYREPPYPCKEEEENGKDGSEDSGQSESEGGSGHASAHYMYRQEGYETVSYGDNLYVCIPCAKGFPSSEQLNAHVETHTEEELFIKEEGAYETGSGGAEEEAEDLSAPSAAYAAEPRPFKCSVCEKTYKDPATLRQHEKTHWLTRPFPCNICGKMFTQRGTMTRHMRSHLGLKPFACDECGMRFTRQYRLTEHMRVHSGEKPYECQLCGGKFTQQRNLISHLRMHTSPS